DNA sequence from the Zonotrichia albicollis isolate bZonAlb1 chromosome 29, bZonAlb1.hap1, whole genome shotgun sequence genome:
ACTCTGACTGAAGAtgaaaaacactttaaaaatttcttcagtATTTATATTATGTGTCATGGACCTGTTGATTTCGGGCTGAAGTTTGGCTAATCTAGCAGCCAACTTTTTAGCAGCCTAATGCTGATTTTTAACTCCTGCTACTAATATCTAAAGTCAGCCTACCCTGCACAGACTTTCAAAAATGTGACTGGAGGAAATTAAGTTTCAGGCCAtttctttctgctcattttcctTTTGAGTCCCAACCCTAAGAAGTCAAAGCACAGCAAAGAAGTGATCAACAACCAGTGGCTCATGGGGCTCCTATTTCAGCTCAGCCACAGGACATCAAAGTTACAAACACTGTTTTTCCTGGCCATTTATGTCTCAATCAGGCCCAGAAAAATCATCCTGCAATTCCAAAAGATTTATCAAGCAGTCAAAGCAAGGACTGCCTTTAAACACTTAATGAATGCAAATTGCATGCTGCAGGCCTTTGGTATAGTCAGTTCTCCATTAAAAGCTTAAAGCTGAGTTTGACCAATCCTGATTTAACAATATTTAATTACTACAGCAACCTATAGCAGAATCAGCTGCATCCTTGTTCCCTGTCAGCAGGCATGGCTTGGGCTTGGTCAATccagaaattttatttaatttatttacagacacagaagaaggtgaagagaaTGCAATCCCCCTGTATACAGGATTTCTCCAATGCCACCTCCCAAATCACTGTACAGGATTTCTCCAATGCCATCTCAGCACCTTGTTCCTTGTCACACGAGGCATGACTTGGGCATGGTCAATCCTGAAATTTTACTTAATTCATTTACTGACACAGAGGAAAGTGAAGAGAATGCAATCCCACATACAGGATTTCTCCAATGCCATCTCTGCACCTTGttcaaattatatttaattcaTTTACAGACACAGAGGAAGGTGAAGAGAATCTAATCCCTCTGTACAGGATTTCTCCAATGCCATCTCTGCACCTTGTTCCCTGTCAGCAGGTATGACTTGGGTATGGGCAATCCATAAGTTTTATTTAATTCATTTACTGACACAGAGGAAGGTGAAGAGAATGCTATCGTCCTGTACAGGGTTTCTCCaatgccatctctgctcagagGTGCCTCAGTTGAGGCTCCCCCACCTCACTTTTGTAATAAAAGGAAACTTGACATAAAAAGCAAACATAAGCCTGAAACTGCAGAGAAACTGAGCATGGCCAAAATAAAAAACAGTGGGATTTAAGCACATGACAGAGCTTCATGTAACTACTTTTGTCTCCTCTCTTGCTCCAGAGCCATTCCAGCGAATTCCCAAGGCACAGTGTTCCATCAGACACTCAGAAAGAACAGCAAAGCACTGGTTGAGCACGAGGAACCTCGCTCCAGAACAGCAAGTGCTATTTCCAGCTCCTACCTGATATCTTCATCAGTCACCATGAAGGCTTTGCAGAGAGGCTGGGAGGTGTTGAGCCAGACCCCAGGGTTCTTCTccacagctgcagagagctgccCAGTGATGGGCATGGTGCTGGTGTGCAGGGCACTGGCGATGGCAGAGAGCAGAGTCTCATCTGTGCAGCCAGGGCCAACCCCTGCAAGGGGGAGGGAAATCCATGAGCAGCactgccccaggcagggagcaggaaaTCAGGACAATGGGAATGAAATTTTAATGGCAAAGCACAGGCTGTCAGTTGGAAAGCTCACATGACATAAATCTCAGAGCTAAATGCTTTTAACAGcacctctgcagctctctgagGGTATTGAAACTTAGAGCAGTTCCTCATTGTTAGAACCAAAAAGATAATAGAAATCACCAAACTGGGAAAGGAGGATGTTTCCATTCTGCTTGAACAAGGCtcagagagctgggggtgctcacctggacaggagaaggctccagggacacctcagagccccttttggggcctgaaggggctccaggagagctgcagagggactggggacaaggcctgcagggacaggacacagggaatggctcccactgccacagggcagggctgggtgggagattgggaatcagGAATTGTGGAATCCATGcctggaatggatttcccagagcagctggggctgcccctggatccctggcagtgcccaaggccaggctgggcagggctgggagcagcctgggacagtgggaggtgtccctgccatggcagggctggcactggatgagatccttcccaacccaaacccaaacagcaaTCTGGGATGCTCTGCTGTTTCTGGAAAATGAATCCCCAAAAGGCAGAGAGGCTTTGCTTCAATGTGCCCTCAGAACAAAGGGCACTgggagcccaggcagcagcacagctcctgctgcagcaggatgggcacagccctgccaggccctggCAACAGGAGCTCACCCCCAGCACCTTCActccccctgccaggggccagATGCCAGCCCTGGGTGAAGGGCACCCTCTGGTTACCTTGCAGCCCCTTGGGAAGGTCCATTGTCttcaccagctcctctgcaaTGTCAAAGGCATTCAGGCCACTCAACTTCTTCTCCCAGAAGAGCTGCAGACAAAGCAGGAGGTCATTGGTACAACCAGGAGTGGCACTGACagctccacacagtccctgCCTCCTGTGCAGACAGggaacagcagggctgaggacaTTTAATGTGGATTTACCACAGAAGGGATGGATCTGCCACCTccaacagcagcaggaacaatCCTCACTGCCAATCAGCCCTGTCAAGCCTTAACTTCTTtttgccagggctgggattaAATGTGTGAGATGGCATTTCTTGTTGGGACTCAGATGTTTATCAGTTCTTATCTATGTTACAGTCTCACCAACCCTGAGTTCTACAGCACTTCAGTccaacaaactaaaaatggaaCCCTATCTCTCTCTACAAGGTAAGGATAAACTacccaattaagaaatgacacctaaattatttttactttttaccCAATAAACAACCAACCCATGGCTCATAATGTGAACTTTTTTAttcaattacacaaaaccacccaaacccattgaagagaaggaagagagaaggaaaagagaggagaggagaggagaggagaggggaaagaggaaagaggaaagaggaaagaggaaagaggaaagaggaaagaggaaagaggaaagaggaaagaggaaagaggaaagaggaaagaggaaaggaaaggaaaggaaaggaaaggaaaggaaaggaaaggaaaggaaaggaaaggaaaggaaaggaaaggaaaggaaaggaaaggaaaggaaaggaaaggaaaggaaaggaaaggaaaggaaaggaaaggaaaggaaaggaaaggaaaggaaagggaaagggaagggaaagggaagggaaaggggaagggaaggaaaggggaaggaaaggggaaggaaaggggaaggaaaggggaaggaaaggggaaggaaaggggaaggaaaggggaaggaaaggggaaggaaaggggaaggaaaggggaaggaaaggggaaggaaaggggaaggaaaggggaaggaaaggggaaggaaaggggaaggaaaggggaaggaaaggggaaggaaaggggaaggaaaggggaaggaaaggggaaggaaaggggaaggaaaggggaaggaaaggggaaggaaaggggaaggaaaggggaaggaaaggggaaggaaaggggaaggaaaggggaaggaaaggggaaggaaaggggaaggaaaggggaaggaaaggggaaggaaggaggagaaaaaggaccAGCCTCTGCCCTAAAATCTCCATTGtgctttatatatattactatattctaaaacctTCAACTCTAagtttccaccctgtgatatcactcacttctattcaaactccacatccacaatcccagttctatCATTCAgttttggaagcttctccacagccccaggtcagtgcagtgttatcttgggggtcagtgcctggcagcacagaaagtctgaaattctcagcagccagggctccaacACAGCCCTACAACTCCTCTCTCCCATTTTGCTGCCTTGGAAAACTCTCTTCTCTTGCAGGGCCTGGAACTTCCAATGCTCTGAGCTGCAGAacaaggccaggctggctgATTTTCAGCTGCAAGCCCACAGTGTGAGATAGCCTTGTCTGCACCCTATTTCTCTCCTACATATCCCACAGAAAGTTAAGGAATGCAAGGACTGTGTTCAAGGTAAagtattattttcttccttctgtttGGTCCTTTCCCCCATGTCTCTCCTTTACCAGATTTTGAGTCACAGGCTTTCCCCAGGTTTAAAAAGCTGAATGTGTGATGTGGTAGAAATTCAAATAGAACCTGGGatagtgcaaggtgtccctaCCCATGGTGGGAGGGTGAAATGGGAtcatctttaagatcccttccagcccccaagaattctgggatttttaagCCAGTGCATGATGGGACTTGGCACTGCTTTCAAATTTTGCAGAAACATCTGGAATCTGCTGAGAAAATGTCAAAATATTCTGCAATCCAGTAAAATATCTTAAAGAGGAACACAAATCCAGCTCAGAACTGGGAGAGGGTATTTTATCTTTAGTGTTCTTTTTTATTGCCTTAACTATAAAAGCTGCAGGAGTAGCAACAACACTGTGAACATACAGGATCTGCTTCCCCAAAAAACCATGGTGAGACCTTGCCAATCtgcttaaaaaacaaaaaacccacctcaaccaccaaaaaaccaccCATTTCAAATAAGTTCTATCTCACATCTGGAGGTTCTGGTTCTAAGTTGAACTGGGTTTATTAAATTCTTAAAATCTGCCTTCAAAAAGTGGTTTTTGAAGTTTTCAGAAAAGGTTTTCAGTGCTCCAACAGATAAAGCTTATTTTACCTTCCCTTGTCCTGAGCATCCTTTCCTTTAATTTTGGTGTGTTCTCTTGCTTGCTAATACACATTATGgtaagaaaaacattttgattTTGGATTAACAATAAGATTCTAAGTGAATTTATGATCTTATACTGGCAGAGTTTACTCTTAGCAATGTACAGTCCCCTGCACTGCAACAAACACCACAGTGGATGTGATCCCTGCAGGAACAAGGATTTAATGGATCAAGGATTTAATGGAACATGGAATTCTTACACAACTGCAACATTTGACAGTGATTCTAAACCCAAGTGTCCTCTGAAGTGGCTACAATGTCTGAATAATTTTGCAGATAATACTTAATTTCAGCATGAAGGAAATGCAGGTTTAGCTACAACAGAATTGGGATCCAAGCAAAGGCTGCAGTTTGTAAATCCCAGTGTGCAGAGTCCATAACTagagactgggaatgggatttgtTCTGATTTTAagaactgggagcactgcaaGCCACTGCTTCTGAAACAGCAGATTTTTCTGAATTCTGAAATGCCAGACATCAGGAATTGCCAGGGAGCATTTGTTTAGCATCACAAAATTAAAGCAGATTATTTTGGGATCCTCCCAGTAGGAAATCCAGGAGTTTCTCAGCCTTACCTGCCTGGGCTGGTCCACAGCTTTCTGGGGGTCACTCTTCACCTTGTTGCTGGGGTGGTTTGTGATCTTGGTGACAGGCTGTTTGAAGATGGAGGCTGTCTGTctcacaggcagggctgtgttcAAATCAGGCTTGCCCTGTTtcacacaaaaagaaaaggagaaagccacaaaaatgttttcagatTGCTAAAATGCTACTACAGCCACAAAGAAGTGCAGCAGGGAACAGTTCCTGGGCTTCAAATCTTGTCTAATCTCAAGTTATACAAGTTAGGTTGCTAAAAATACATAACTAAATTCAAATCTTGCCTTAGACCTATCAAAGTTTTCCACTCATTCTGTTTAGCATAGCAGCCTCCTCCCATGTGAGCTCACACACATCAGTTTTACTCCCATTTTAAATGATTTTAGGAGTCAGAACAAACCATGTGTAATCACTAAAAGAGAGGATTACAACATAATATttgtaataaataaaaaaattacaagcAGGGATTTAGAGGCTGATTTCTGAATCCAGAAACCACTCCAAACCATTCCTTCTAAATCCAGTTGTGACCAATAAACAAACCAACACCACTGAAAGCTGAATCCCTTTTTTTACCTTTGGTTCTGAACAAAGCTCAGCTTTTAAATGCAGCTCATAATCAATTTTGCACTACAGGACTGCATTTTCTGTTAGGGGAAGCATAGGAAGGCTGCTCCTCATTCCCAAAATCCAACACACAACTCTTGGAATGGCTCTAGGACACGCTTTGTTCTCAGGGATGCAAACGCTGTGTCTGCCTCACAGATTTATTCATGAGATGTAGAAAAGATGTATTCAGGACAAATATAATTCTGAACCATCTGGGTGCTAATCCTTGCAGAAGCCAGTGATAACATTTGTACATTTATTGAGAGTTCTGGGCAGAATTTTTAGCCTGAGAggtgtgtgagctgctgctctctgcctcaAGGCAGGTCTCAAAATatccctgcagcaccaggagtgTAAGAAATGTTCCCAGCACTCTCGTGAAGATGATCCTTGACTGGCTGATGTATTTCAGAAATAAGAATTGTGCCTTTTCCACATTCAGTGTTTAGGTGCAtacacagcagctgctgggttCTGGGAAGGATTTTAGCATCTGATGAAGATCCTGAGGAATGAGTTGGGACAATCAATCCAGACAGGGAGCCTGACACTGCCATCCTGACACCTCAACAATCTGAATTAGCAGCTAGAGAATCTTTTATTTTGTTATACAAATAGACCTCACAGTCCTCCTCCCTCTCAGGCTTTTTGCCCCAAATGCCACCTCCCCTTCCATCagtgccaaagctggggcagcagcacagagctgaccTCACCCCTGTGGACCCAAacccctcctctcctctccaaaggccagggcagggcagagctgctgcacagctccagcaacGTGGGGCTCTGGGGCAGATTGTGCTGGAGGAGGTGAGCTCACACTGCAGGGAGGGgatcacagaatcctggaatggtttagATTGGAAGggaagcccatccagtgccacccctgccatggcagggacacctcccactgtcccaggctgctcccagccctgcccagcctggccttggcactgccagggatccaggggcagccccagctgctctgggaaatccattccaggCATGGATTCCACAATTCctgattcccaatctcccacccagccctgccctgtggcagtgggagccattccctgtgtcctgtccctgcaggccttgtccccagtccctctgcagctctcctggagcccctgcaggccccaaaaggggctctgaggtgtccctggagccttctcctgtccaggtgagcaggcccagctgtgccaggctggctcagagcagaggggctcctcTGCACTCATTCCCACAGGGCAATGCCTGTCTTGTGCTGGGAACTGAGGAAGGTGACAGTctcttccctgccctcctccacaGGAGACTGAGCAGTGCCACAactctcctccccagcaccaaccccctgggagcagcatttgtcCAACCCccaccagcagagctgctctgacaCAGCTCCAATTCACACTCCAGCTCTGAACTGCTGCATTCTCCCTTctctcccaggctgctctggcagctcctcagcagggagggggagcagcagagcctctccctcTCTTACTTTGGCCTGGTTGGAGCAGTCGTAGCGCATCCTCTGCCTGTTCTTGTTCATTTTGTTCATCAGCATCTTGCCCGTGCGGAAGTCGAAGGTGCCCAGGTCCATGGAGCTGCCCAGGTACCGTGCCAGCTGCGGCTTGCTGCGGAACTTCTTCCCACTGGGGCTGCAAGAAACACACCAGGTGTCCACCCCCGGGCACACCCCCACCCCCTGCACCTCCTCTGCACCTCAGCAGGGAGGGGTTTGATTGCCATGCTCAAAAACACAGGCTGGACTTTGCAGAATGGAGCTGACGTTCAGCTTTGAAATGTTTTCATATTAACTGCTTCTCATGTGGAACACACAAATTAAGTTAAAATGGTTTTGTATGTCAAGAGGAAGATTCAGATCAGATAAACAAACGTAGCATAATGCACACAATAACCATCAAGGGAGATCTCAGCACAGATGCACTTTTCATTCAGCTGTCTCTCATAGTAAATGCACATTTTCAAGTATAATTTCTTCTCTCAGGACTCTTGCATTTGACCAGCACCAAAAATGCTCCTTGTCTGCTCTCCCTGCGCCTTGAACAGCACATTCAGGTTTGATTCTATGTCTTTTGTAGCACCCTGAAGacttcagaaaaagagaaaaccagAAGTTAACTACTGACAAGCTGCAAAGCAAAGAATCCAAAGTGATGCAAAGATAAACGTCAAAACCTTGTAAAACTTTCCATTAATGGCAAAAGGGAAGAGAGACTCTTCTGTAACACCTGGGTTTCCACAAAGACTCAACCTGGAGAGCAGGCATAAATTATTCCAAATTCTTACTGAtgttttctttggggttttgttgtattttttgttttagtttgtgttttgaggaggtttttttttgtttggtttttatttgtttgtttgggtgtttttttttttctggttgttgttgggatttgttttgttttggttttttgggggattttttttttttaacaatccaACATAAGCTATTTTTTTATTCATAAAGTAACAATAAGCTACTGTGTAATGGCTGCAGTGTAGGACTGTAAAGACAATAAGCACCAAGTATTTTTCACCTTTTCACTAAGCATCATAACAACACCTCTTTATTCTGTCAATTACTTCTGGTTTTCTCTGCTTTGCAACTTGCATATTCAGCCCTAGTTCACATCCAGGAGAAGCTCATTCCCTGTATATCCATCCCACTATTACAGGTTAATGGGCTGGAAGGCATTTTAAGACCAAAAATGCCAGTTACCCCCTTATCTCACACTGGTGAGATACTGATAGCCTTACCAAGGtcttaacaacaacaaaacaaaaggaaaagtcAATGTTCACATATTGTCTCCTGCCCTGAAGCTTTATAAGGGGAAAACCAGCATGAGCAGAGAATTTCTGGTATAGGACAGTGACAAAGCAATTAGGTTAAGTCAGGCTGTGCGtgaaaaaaatagattaaaaaaaaagaaacccagaaAGTACCCAAGTATTAAAAGGTCTCCAAAAACTGAGATCAATTGAATATAAATTACACTGAAACTGAAATTAGGAAAAGTCTCTGGAAGGAGTTAAGTCTGAAAGGTTGTGGTGATCCCACACGGCATCTGCTGAGGAAGCTCCTGGCTCCAACTGCTCCCAAGCTGCTTATCCTGCCTGGATCTCCTCCCTGCCACCACCACTGCTCACACAAATGAACCAGCTGAGGAAAATAATCCATCTTTGGAggccaggggaggaggaggaaacacTCCCCACTGGTTATTCCTCAgctccctgtggagctgcacTTGGGCCAGGACACAACACAGAG
Encoded proteins:
- the MBD3 gene encoding methyl-CpG-binding domain protein 3 isoform X1, which produces MPKAVLPGHRGGTRRSALGAFPLGQASPGRDRTLSHFSPSGKKFRSKPQLARYLGSSMDLGTFDFRTGKMLMNKMNKNRQRMRYDCSNQAKGKPDLNTALPVRQTASIFKQPVTKITNHPSNKVKSDPQKAVDQPRQLFWEKKLSGLNAFDIAEELVKTMDLPKGLQGVGPGCTDETLLSAIASALHTSTMPITGQLSAAVEKNPGVWLNTSQPLCKAFMVTDEDIRKQEELVQQVRKRLEEALMADMLAHVEEIARDGEPPSEKEGAEEEGEEEEEEEEQDHDQEMENV
- the MBD3 gene encoding methyl-CpG-binding domain protein 3 isoform X2, which encodes MERKSAFPLGQASPGRDRTLSHFSPSGKKFRSKPQLARYLGSSMDLGTFDFRTGKMLMNKMNKNRQRMRYDCSNQAKGKPDLNTALPVRQTASIFKQPVTKITNHPSNKVKSDPQKAVDQPRQLFWEKKLSGLNAFDIAEELVKTMDLPKGLQGVGPGCTDETLLSAIASALHTSTMPITGQLSAAVEKNPGVWLNTSQPLCKAFMVTDEDIRKQEELVQQVRKRLEEALMADMLAHVEEIARDGEPPSEKEGAEEEGEEEEEEEEQDHDQEMENV
- the MBD3 gene encoding methyl-CpG-binding domain protein 3 isoform X3 codes for the protein MERKSPSGKKFRSKPQLARYLGSSMDLGTFDFRTGKMLMNKMNKNRQRMRYDCSNQAKGKPDLNTALPVRQTASIFKQPVTKITNHPSNKVKSDPQKAVDQPRQLFWEKKLSGLNAFDIAEELVKTMDLPKGLQGVGPGCTDETLLSAIASALHTSTMPITGQLSAAVEKNPGVWLNTSQPLCKAFMVTDEDIRKQEELVQQVRKRLEEALMADMLAHVEEIARDGEPPSEKEGAEEEGEEEEEEEEQDHDQEMENV